DNA from Krasilnikovia cinnamomea:
ACGAGGATGTCCTTGTCGAACGTGGCGGGCTCGTAGTAGTCGTCCAATGTGGGCAGATCCGGGTTGGCGAAGATCCGGGTGAGCCGCTTGAGGCGGCCACCGGAACGCAGCGTCAGCCGCCCCTTCGCATCGAGTTTCCAGCCGCCGTGCCAGCGGTCCTGGTCCTCGTAGTGCTTCGGGTAGCCGATGCCTGGTTTGGTCTCGACGTTGTTGAACCAGACGTACTCGGTGCCCTCCCGGTTGGTCCAGGTCTGCTTGCACGTCACCGAGCAGGTGTGGCAGCCGATGCACTTGTCGAGGTTCATCACCATGGCGACCTGCGCGCGGATACGCATCAGTACTCCACCTCCTGCGTACGGCGGCGGATCACGGTGATCTCGTCGCGCTGGCTGCCGATCGGGCCGTAGTAGTTGAACGCGTACGTGAACTGGGCGTGGCCGCCCGCCAAATGGGTCGGCTTGATCAGCAGGCGGGTCATCGAGTTGTGGTAGCCGCCACGGCGGCCGCTCTTCTCCGCCTTCGGGACGTTCACCGTGCGCTCGGGGGAGTGGTACTGGAACACCGTGCCCTCGGGCATGCGGTGGCTGACCACGGCGCGGGCCACGATGACGCCGTTGCGGTTGTGCGCCTCGATCCAGTCGTTGTCGGCGACGCCGATCTTCGTGGCGTCCTCGACGCTCATCCAGACCACCGGGCCGCCCCGCGACAGCGCCAGCATCAGCTCGTTGTCGTGGTACATCGAGTGGATCGACCACTTGGCATGCGGGGTCAGGAACCGTACGGTCAGCCCGCCGTCGACCAGCTCGCCCGGCTGGCCGAAGTGCCGTGCCATGTTCAGCGGCGGCCGGAACGCGGGCAGCTGCTCGCCCAGCTCTGCCACCCAGTCGTGCTCCACGAAGAAGTGCTGGCGTCCGGTGACGGTGTGCCACGGCTTGAGCCGCTCCACATTGAGCGTGAACGGCGAGTACCGGCGCCCGCCCTTCTCCGACCCGGACCATTCCGGGCTGGTGAACACCGGCTGCGGCGCGTCCTGCGTGTCCGGGTACGTGATCTGGTCGGTCTCGTGCCCGGCGATCAGGTCGGCGAACGGCTGCCCCGTACGCTGCTCCAGCGCGGCGAAGCCCGCCGCGGCGACCCGGCCGTTGGTGGTGCCGGACAGCGCGAGGATCGCCTCGCACATCCGGTCGGCGGTGGCGATCGACGGCCGCCCGGCGCACGGCCCGTCGGTGATCACGCCGTTCTGGTGCCGCAGGTACTCGATCTCCGGGGTGACGTCCACCGTGATCGCCTTGGTGGTGGTGCCGAGCGTGTCGAGCAGCGGGCCGACCGCGCGCATCTTCGCGCCGATCAGCGTGTAGTCGCGCTCGATCTCGACCAGCTTCGGCATGGTCTTTCCCGGCTCCGGCGCGCACTCGCCCGTCCGGTAGTCGCGCACCCGGCCGCCGGGCATGGCCAGCTCGTCCGGGGTGTCGTGCTGCAGCGGCGCGGCCAGCACGTCGCGGCGCACCCCGAGGTGGGTCATGGCGAGCGCGCTGACCTTGTCGGCCAGGGCCAGGAACGTGTCGTAGTCGGTGTGCGCGTCGCCGGGCGGCTCGACCGCCGGGCTGAACGAGTGCACGAACGGGTGCATGTCCGTGGTGGAGATGTCGTGCTTCTCGTACCAGGTGGCGGCGGGCAGCACGAGGTCGGCGTGCAGGCCGGTGTTGGTCATCCGGAAGTCCAGCGCGGTGAGCAGGTCGAGCTTGCCGATCGGCGCCTCGTCGCGCCACACCACGTCGCGCGGCCGGTGGTCCGGGTCGCACTCCTGCGCGGTGGCGGACGAGTCGACGCCGAGCAGGTGCCGCATGAAGTACTCGTTGCCCTTGCCGGAGGAGCCGAGCAGGTTGGCCCGCCACAGCGTGAGGCAGCGCGGGAAGTTCGCCGGGTCGTCCGGGTCCTCCGCGACACCCTTGAGCGTGCCGGCCTTCAGTTCGGCCACGATGTGCTCGGCGACGGTGCGTCCGGCCGCGGCGGCCTCATCAGTCAGATCCAGGGGGTTGCGGTTGAACGCCGGGTGCCCCGGGCTCCAGCCCATCCGCTGCGCGGCCGCGACGGTGTCGGCGAACGACATCCCGGCGAACCGTCCCGTGCCCAGCGGGGAGGACAGCTCGTCGGCCGGCACCCGCTCGTAGCGCCACTGGTCGGTGTGCAGGTACCAGAAAGGGGTGCTGGCCTGGTGCCGGGTCGGGCGCTGCCAGTCGAACGCGAACGACAGGTGCTGCTGCCCGGTGACCGGCCGCGCCTTCTCCTGCCCGACGTAGTGCGCCCAGCCGCCGCCGTTGACCCCCTGGCAGCCGGTCAGCGTGACCAGCGAGATGAACGCCCGGTAGGTCATGTCGGAGTGGAACCACTGGTTCGCGCCCGCACCCAGCACGATCAGCGAGCGGCCCTTGCTGCGCTCGGCGTTGCGGGCGAACTCCCGGCCGATCCGCGCGGCCAACGCCGCCGGTACGCCGGTGATCCGCTCCTGCCAGGCCGGGGTGTTCGGGGAGTCCGCGTCGTCGTAGCCGGTCGGCCAGTCGCCGGGCAGATCACCGCGGCGCACCCCGTACTGGGCCAAGAGCAGGTCGAAGACGGAGGTGACCAGGTGCCCGTTGAGGTGCACGACGGGCACGCCGCGGCGGATCGTGGCGCCGCCCTCGGTGTCGCCGACGTCGAAGCGGGCCAGGTCGACTTCGAGGTTCTCGTCGGCGCGGTCCAGCAGGCCCAGCGCGGGGATCACGTCGCCGAGGTCGAGGTTCCAGCGGCCCGGCTCGCCGTACCGGAAGCCCAGCGAACCGTTGGGCACGACCGGCAGGCCGGTGCGCTCGTCGATCAGGACCGTCTTGTGTGTCCCGTCGTCCGCGCCCAGGTCCGCGGCGGTGAGGAACCGGTCCGCCGCCCACCCGCCGTCGGCGGTCTCCCGCAGCGTGACCAGGAACGGCAGGTCGGTGTACTTGCGCACGTAGTCGAGGAAGTACGGCACCTCGCGGTCGCGGAAGAACTCGGTGAGCACCACATGGCCCATCGCCATCGCCAGGGCGCCGTCCGTGCCGGGGTGCGGGGCCAGCCAGTCGTCGGCGAACTTCACGTTGTCCGCGTAGTCCGGGCTCACCGCCACCACCTTGGTGCCCCGGTAGCGGGCCTCGGCCAGGAAGTGCGCGTCCGGGGTGCGGGTCACCGGGATGTTGGAACCCCACATCATCAGGTACGTCGCGTTCCACCAGTCGCCGGCCTCGGGCACGTCGGTCTGGTCGCCCCAGATCTGCGGCGAGGCGATCGGCAGGTCGGCGTACCAGTCGTAGAAGCTCAGCAGCGTGCCGCCGAGCAGCGAGTGGTAGCGGGTGCCCGCCGCGAACGACGCCATCGACATCGCCGGGATCGGCGAGAACCCGACGACCCGGTCCGGGCCGTACGTCTTGGTGGTGTACACGTGCGCGGCCGCCATCATGGTGATCGCCTCGTCCCAGTCGGCGCGCACGAAACCGCCGCGCCCCCGCTGCGACTTGTACGCCCGCGCCTTCAGCGGGTTCTCCACGATCTCCGCCCAGGCCAGTACGGGATCGCCCAGGCGCTCGTGCGCCTCCCGGAACATCTCCGCCAGCACGCCGCGGATGTAGGGGTGGCGCACCCGCGACGGCGAATACTCGTACCAGGAGAAGGAGGCGCCGCGGGGGCAGCCGCGCGGCTCGTAGTCCGGCGAGTCCGGGCCGGTGGTGGGGTAGTCGGTGGCCTGGTGCTCCCAGGTGATCAGCCCGTCCTTGACGAAGACGTTCCACGAGCAGGAGCCCGTGCAGTTGACCCCGTGGGTGGAGCGGACCACCCGGTCGTAGCGCCACCGGTCGCGGTAGAACGCCTCCCACCCGCCGTCACCGACCTGGTGCAGCGTGCGGCCGTGGTCGCCGACGGTCTCCCTGGTCAGGAAGCGGCGGGCGGCCAGCAGCGGCGCGGTACCGCGAACCTGGTCGGTGGCGGGCGCGGCGACCGGGGGGTGGCGGTGCGGTGACACGGGGGGCTCCTCGGGGCGGTGCACGACGGGCCCGTGCGGGCGTCGGTACCGCGCGGCTGCGGGGTACCTGCCCAAGGTTGCGCAGCACTGATCTTTCGACGGGAGGCGGCGGTCCCGAGCTTGCCGGGACCAAAGTCCCGGGGGCGCCCGCGCCGACAGCGCCTCCCGTGATCCGTTCCACAACGGGCCGAGCCGGCCCACCCGCCGCGCGGCGCGACCCGCTCACCCCTTCGGGAGGATGTCCCGGCCCCCGAACGGGCCTTTGCTTGGGGCGGGGACGCGGTCCGCCGCGCCTGGTGAACCCCGGCGGCGGCGTTCGAGGAGGTGGGCACGGTGAACGAGGTTCCAAGCATGCACACGCCCGCGCACGCGGCCGGTCATGGCGGCGGCGGGCAGTGGCGCATCTGGGCGAGCGCGGCGACCGCCGTGCTGATGATCGCGGTCGTGGCCGCCGCCATCGTCGGGACGAACCGCCCACCGCAGAGCACGCTGGCCGTCGCCGCCGACCAGGCCAGCGTCTGCTCGGCCACCCAGGTCGCCGAGCAGGTGCTCCCCACCGTCGTGACGATCTCCGCGACCAACGGCCGGGGCGCCGGCACCGGATCCGGCGAGGTGATCCGCAGCGACGGCCACATCCTCACGAACAACCATGTGATCGCCCTGGCCGCCGACGGAGGCCAGGTCAGTGTCGTGTTCAACGACGGCCGCTCGGTGCCCGCCGTGATCGTCGGCCGCGACCCCAAGACGGACCTGGCGGTGATCAAGGTCGACGGCCAGCCGCCGCTGCCGGTCATCCCGTTCGGCTCCTCCGACGACGTCGTGGTGGGTCAGCCGGTGGTCGTGCTCGGCGCACCCCTGGGCCTGTCGAACACCGTCACCTCGGGCATCGTCAGCGCGCTGGACCGCACCATCGAGGTGCCGGGCGAAGCGGGTGAGAGCGCCCTGCTGGTGTCCTCGGTGCAGACCGACGCCGCCATCAATCCGGGCAACAGCGGCGGCGCGATGGTCGACTGCGCGGGTCAGCTCATCGGCGTGCCCTCGGCGGGCGCGACCGTGCCGGACTCCGGCGGAGGCAGCATCGGACTCGGATTCGCGATCCCCGTCGACCTCGCGAGGGCGGTCTCCGAGGAGATCATCGCGACGGGGAAGGTCACGCACGCGTACTTCGGGTTGAGCCTGGCGACCGTACCTCCCGCCGCGCCGGGAGGGCCGCCACGCGGCGCCTACATCAGGGCGGTGGTGCCCGGCGCGCCCGCCGCCGCCGCGGGCCTGCGCGCGGGCGACATCATCACCTCCGCCGACGGGAAACCGGTCCTGAGCACCGACGACATCGCCGCGTTGACGCTGACCAAGGACCCGGGCGACCGCGTCGTCATCGGCTACGCCCGCGACGGCAAGCCCGCCGAGACGACGGTGACCCTGGCACCGGCCCCCTGATCCGCTCGGGGTTTCGTGGGTCCGGCTCAGGACCTGCCGCGTCGCAGGGTGCGCAAGGCGGGCACCCGTATGCGAGGCGGTAGTGGTGGGCGTGCTGGAGCCGGACCTGACGGAGATAGCCCATCGGGTTGGCGGCGCGGTCTGGCTGTGACATGGAACCCCTCCGCTGGTTTCCACGGTGTTCGACGTTATAACGTCAAACACCGTGGAAACTGAACGGACCGGCCCCAGCGGGGAGACGGTCAACACGCACCGGTACCGGGCCCTGGGCTCCGACAGCCGGGTGGAGATCCTGAGCCTCGTGCGCGCCGCGGCCGGTGGGCTGACCGCCGCGGACGTGGCCGCCCACACCGGGCAGCACCTGTCCACCACCCGCACCCACCTCGACCGGCTGGTCGACGCCGGGCTGCTCGTCAAGGCGCGCGCCAGCGGCGGTGCTCCGGGCCGCCCGGCCTGGCGCTACCGCGCGACCGCCGCCGGCCCCGCTCCGGCGCCGTACCGGGCGCTGGCGGCGGCGCTGCTGGATCACCTGCCCCGGGCCGCCGGCGGGGACGTCCGCGACGCGGCCGCCCGGGTGGGACAGGACTGGGGCCGGCAGCTCGCCGCCGCGAGCCCGCCCCACGACGACCCGGTCGACACGGTCTCGGCCGTCCTGACCGGGCTCGGCTTCGAGCCGCGGCGCCAGCCCGCCCAGCCGGACGGTGCCGTCGAGGTGCACCTGCGTACGTGTCCCTTCCTGGAGCTCGTCGGGCAGAACCCGGATGCGATGTGCGGGCTGCACCTGGGTGTCGTGCGCGGCGCCCTCGGCCATCACGGGGTCGGCGGCGGTGACGCCGTGCTGGAGCCCTTCGGCGCGCCCCACGCCTGCGTGATCCGCCTGCCCCTGCCGACGACCGGTCCGTCGCGCGCCGAGCGCGGCGGCCCCGAAACGGCGGAGGGGGGCCCACGATGAGCGCCACCGATCTGGCCCGGCCGCGTGCGCCGAAGCGGCGCCGGTCCGTGCGCCGGTTCGTCGCGCCGCAGCACGGGGCCTGGGCGATGCTGCTGGTGCCGTACCTCGTCGGGGTGCTGGCCGCCGGATTCCGCTGGCCGCACGTGCCGCTGCTCGGCGCCTGGCTGGCCGGTTACCTGCTGTCGTACTACGCGCTGCAGGCGGTCAAGACCGGCCGCCCGCGCCGCTTCCGCGCCCAGCTCCTGCTCTACGCCCCGATCACCGCGTTGCTCGGCGCCGTGGTCGTCGTTGCCCGGCCGCAGGTGCTGCTGTACGCACCGGTCTACGCGCTGCTGCTGGCCGTCAACGCCGCCTACGCCCGGCGCCGCGACGAGCGGGCCCTGGTCAACGACCTCGTCTCCGTCGTGCAGAGCTGCCTGATGGTGTTCGTCGCCGCGACGGTCGCCGGCGTCG
Protein-coding regions in this window:
- a CDS encoding nitrate reductase subunit alpha, translated to MSPHRHPPVAAPATDQVRGTAPLLAARRFLTRETVGDHGRTLHQVGDGGWEAFYRDRWRYDRVVRSTHGVNCTGSCSWNVFVKDGLITWEHQATDYPTTGPDSPDYEPRGCPRGASFSWYEYSPSRVRHPYIRGVLAEMFREAHERLGDPVLAWAEIVENPLKARAYKSQRGRGGFVRADWDEAITMMAAAHVYTTKTYGPDRVVGFSPIPAMSMASFAAGTRYHSLLGGTLLSFYDWYADLPIASPQIWGDQTDVPEAGDWWNATYLMMWGSNIPVTRTPDAHFLAEARYRGTKVVAVSPDYADNVKFADDWLAPHPGTDGALAMAMGHVVLTEFFRDREVPYFLDYVRKYTDLPFLVTLRETADGGWAADRFLTAADLGADDGTHKTVLIDERTGLPVVPNGSLGFRYGEPGRWNLDLGDVIPALGLLDRADENLEVDLARFDVGDTEGGATIRRGVPVVHLNGHLVTSVFDLLLAQYGVRRGDLPGDWPTGYDDADSPNTPAWQERITGVPAALAARIGREFARNAERSKGRSLIVLGAGANQWFHSDMTYRAFISLVTLTGCQGVNGGGWAHYVGQEKARPVTGQQHLSFAFDWQRPTRHQASTPFWYLHTDQWRYERVPADELSSPLGTGRFAGMSFADTVAAAQRMGWSPGHPAFNRNPLDLTDEAAAAGRTVAEHIVAELKAGTLKGVAEDPDDPANFPRCLTLWRANLLGSSGKGNEYFMRHLLGVDSSATAQECDPDHRPRDVVWRDEAPIGKLDLLTALDFRMTNTGLHADLVLPAATWYEKHDISTTDMHPFVHSFSPAVEPPGDAHTDYDTFLALADKVSALAMTHLGVRRDVLAAPLQHDTPDELAMPGGRVRDYRTGECAPEPGKTMPKLVEIERDYTLIGAKMRAVGPLLDTLGTTTKAITVDVTPEIEYLRHQNGVITDGPCAGRPSIATADRMCEAILALSGTTNGRVAAAGFAALEQRTGQPFADLIAGHETDQITYPDTQDAPQPVFTSPEWSGSEKGGRRYSPFTLNVERLKPWHTVTGRQHFFVEHDWVAELGEQLPAFRPPLNMARHFGQPGELVDGGLTVRFLTPHAKWSIHSMYHDNELMLALSRGGPVVWMSVEDATKIGVADNDWIEAHNRNGVIVARAVVSHRMPEGTVFQYHSPERTVNVPKAEKSGRRGGYHNSMTRLLIKPTHLAGGHAQFTYAFNYYGPIGSQRDEITVIRRRTQEVEY
- a CDS encoding S1C family serine protease, yielding MNEVPSMHTPAHAAGHGGGGQWRIWASAATAVLMIAVVAAAIVGTNRPPQSTLAVAADQASVCSATQVAEQVLPTVVTISATNGRGAGTGSGEVIRSDGHILTNNHVIALAADGGQVSVVFNDGRSVPAVIVGRDPKTDLAVIKVDGQPPLPVIPFGSSDDVVVGQPVVVLGAPLGLSNTVTSGIVSALDRTIEVPGEAGESALLVSSVQTDAAINPGNSGGAMVDCAGQLIGVPSAGATVPDSGGGSIGLGFAIPVDLARAVSEEIIATGKVTHAYFGLSLATVPPAAPGGPPRGAYIRAVVPGAPAAAAGLRAGDIITSADGKPVLSTDDIAALTLTKDPGDRVVIGYARDGKPAETTVTLAPAP
- a CDS encoding helix-turn-helix transcriptional regulator translates to METERTGPSGETVNTHRYRALGSDSRVEILSLVRAAAGGLTAADVAAHTGQHLSTTRTHLDRLVDAGLLVKARASGGAPGRPAWRYRATAAGPAPAPYRALAAALLDHLPRAAGGDVRDAAARVGQDWGRQLAAASPPHDDPVDTVSAVLTGLGFEPRRQPAQPDGAVEVHLRTCPFLELVGQNPDAMCGLHLGVVRGALGHHGVGGGDAVLEPFGAPHACVIRLPLPTTGPSRAERGGPETAEGGPR
- a CDS encoding YwiC-like family protein; this translates as MSATDLARPRAPKRRRSVRRFVAPQHGAWAMLLVPYLVGVLAAGFRWPHVPLLGAWLAGYLLSYYALQAVKTGRPRRFRAQLLLYAPITALLGAVVVVARPQVLLYAPVYALLLAVNAAYARRRDERALVNDLVSVVQSCLMVFVAATVAGVAPSRVSVAFGAVLLYFAGTVFYVKTMIRERGSASHYRLSVGYHVAAVAVAAWLAWPLSVFFAALAVRAWALPARRLRPVHVGLVEIAACVLLVTTILVAEA